The DNA region TTAAAAGTTGATCTAGTTGAATTTCCAGACATAAACATACCTATAGCCTGTTTGTTGCGGTTTAATAATATAGATCCAGAATCACCAGGATCACCCATTTTACTTGTTGTTATTTGATCAAGAAAAATAGATTCTCCTTGTAGTCCATTAATTTTAATAGCTGTACCTATTGATGTTATAGTACCGCTGGTTAATTCAGAAGTTACACCAACTTTTTGAACATAGAGTCCTAATGATGGTTTTGCTAAGCCTTTTATGTTACCAAGAAAAGTTATTTTAGAAGAAACTTCAGAAGGATTGAGTATTTTAGCTATAGCACAGTCTACATAATTAATACCTTCATTAGTGGAGGTCGAATAACTAATAGGAACATATTTTGAAAGAGTTGCTATAGTATCTTTAGGAGGGTCTCCTCCATATGCATAACTTGGTTGGGTTATTGAATAATTTAAAGGAAGACTTTCTTCGAAGGTAATTATATGATTACAGGTGAGTATATATAAAATTTATCATCTGTTACTACACAACCAAGGGTACCACCTTGCCGAATAAGAGCTGGACCTATATCGTATCCACCAGAGACAGGACGAATTTTCTTGTTTAATTTTTGAAAATGAAATGCGCCAGTATTTACAACATCTGTTGGTATTCCGGAATAGTATGATGGAATCATATCATTAGAAGACATGTTACAAGAGGGAAGTTTATTAATTACAAAGACACTTAAACATTTTTGAAAAGTATTAAATCCATTCTTAATTTTATATCCAAGACCAACACCTACTACATTAGCTTTGTTTAAAAAGTAGTCATAATTACACCTTGCAATATGAAGAATTTTTTTTTCTAAGGAAATAGAGTTACACACTTAAATCACCTTCAAAACTTGAATTTTAACTAGTAACAATTCCAATACTCATTAATCTTAAAACATCACTTATATTATTAGAAACTGTCATAGTGTTACTTCCACCTATAATAAGTCCTAAGACGTAATTATCATTATCTAGTAGAACTGACCCAGAATCTCCTGGTTGTGATAAAAATGTTGTAACTATTTGATTTTTAAATAAAACTTCTTTTATACCATAATCTGCTGTATAAGTTACATTTATAGCAGTTATAGTTCCTGTAGTTAATTCAGAAGTTTTACCTACTTTTTTTACAGAGGAATTTAATTGAGGTTGTTTTGTACCTTTAGGAGGCCCAACTAAAGCAATTGCAGGAGATGCTATAGATTTATCAATTAATCTTGCAATTGCACAATCTACATAATTGGTTGGTCTTTTAAAAGCGGTTACACGCTCTAAAGGAATGAAATTTGAAAGATTTCCAACTACATCTGCTGGAGATTTTCCACCATCATTAGCACTTGGTTGTAATATAGGTGTATTAATTGATAAACTATTGAAATCAGCAAGAACATGGTTATTGCTTAAGAAAAACCTACTAAAGCCATCTGTCACTAGACATCCTAAAGTACCACCTAGCGCATTTACAGGTCCTAAACTATATCCACAAATAACTGGTCGAATTTTTTCAGTTAATGATTGTGGCTGAAAATATCCACTATCTACTGTATCTGTAATAATTCCTTTATATATAGCTGGAACTAAATCAGCTTCAGGTAATTCGTTTTCATAAACTTTTTTAGTTACAAATACTTTAATGCATTTTTGAAAAGTACAGAAACCACTTGTTACTTTATATCCAAGACCAACACCTACCACATTAGCTTTTTTAAGAAAAATCTCATATTCATTAGAAGCAATATAAGAGATTTTTTCTTCTAATGTGTTCTTGTTACAAGGTCTACAGTAACAACAACAAGTATTTACATTTTTACAATCCATATATATCACCTACTATATAATATGATTAAGTTTTGAGAAGTTACAATGGTTCTATATAGAATAAAACATTCTAATATTTTTATTAAAATCAGGCTGTTGATAAATATAATTTATCAACAGCCAAAAGCCTCCAATTCTTGGAGGCTTTTATACTATTTCATATGTCCTTTATAAATAAATTTTTATCTACTTTAATATAATTCAACATAATTTTCAAAAAACCTTTTTATTAATAAAAAATTTGTTATTCAACAACATAATTAAATATAAATCATAATAATTGTATAAAAAACATATTTCTATTTTTTACTAAAATTTTTAGTTATAATAATTATACCTAATTCTTTCAAAATATCAGTTATTTCATTAGCTATAGTATTGTTTTCATTACTACTCATAATAAGTCCTAGAATATTATTTTTATTATCTAATAATACAGACCCTGAATCACCACTGGTACTTATTTTAGTTGTAACTATTTGATTTTTAAATAAAGCTATTCTCTCCTTATCATCTTTTATAAAAACAGAAACATATAAACTTTTTACTTTACCAGTGGTT from Clostridium novyi includes:
- a CDS encoding trypsin-like serine protease, producing MDCKNVNTCCCYCRPCNKNTLEEKISYIASNEYEIFLKKANVVGVGLGYKVTSGFCTFQKCIKVFVTKKVYENELPEADLVPAIYKGIITDTVDSGYFQPQSLTEKIRPVICGYSLGPVNALGGTLGCLVTDGFSRFFLSNNHVLADFNSLSINTPILQPSANDGGKSPADVVGNLSNFIPLERVTAFKRPTNYVDCAIARLIDKSIASPAIALVGPPKGTKQPQLNSSVKKVGKTSELTTGTITAINVTYTADYGIKEVLFKNQIVTTFLSQPGDSGSVLLDNDNYVLGLIIGGSNTMTVSNNISDVLRLMSIGIVTS